The Corvus moneduloides isolate bCorMon1 chromosome 4, bCorMon1.pri, whole genome shotgun sequence genomic interval AGGTGGGGGTGAAGTAGCAGTGGGTCGGGGGGAGCGGGGACGATCGGGCTGCTTTAAAGCAGAAACCCCGCTGGGACCTGGAGCGGGGACTGCGCAGCTCCTAaaactggagcagcaggaatggggacGGAAAAAAAGTCGAAAAGTGGGTCTGAGCTGCCGAAGGGCTCAGCGGCCCCATCCTGCAACCCTCGGCTTTGTGCCTGCCGCGGGCGCTGCTGCTTTCGGGGGGCAGCCCCAAAGGGGTCCTGTCCTCGCCCCGGGCTGGCCGGTGTCTCGTGGGTGTCACAGAGATCCCCCATCACCtctgctgccccctccccttCTGCCTCCATCGGCAGCGGCTCTTGCGGAGGGAGCTGCATTAAAAGCTGGCATCCCGGTGTCCCGTTCCCGGCGtggcggggagggagggggcggCAGCCAGGCCGGGGGCCCGGGGCGGGATGGGGGGACCCAGCTTGCCTTgccttgctgctgtggaggagaCCACGGCAGTCGGGGACCCCCTGCAGAGGGGTGGAGAGGAGGACGAAACCCAGCGGGCATGGGGACACCCATGGGCACCTCTCCCCGGCACGGCTGCTGGGGCTTGGGGGCTCGTGGGGCTCTCTGGGatgggggctcggggggctctCTGGGATGGGGGCTGGCAGGCTGCACGTACCAAGGCCAGGCAGCCTTCGGCAGGTTTTGGGTCAGGGTGTGCTGTCTATGCCCAGGCGACGACAGGAGCGATTTCAGGGGGCGGCTGGGTGGCCTCACCGTGCCCCCACATGGCTGCAGCCCCACTGATGTGACCCAAGGGGGATCTGGGCAGATTTGAGGGGTGCATGGCCACCCTGGGGAGCCTCCGGAGCATTCACAGGCGAGCATGCGCACACCAGGGCACGAGTGTGTGAGCGTGGGCACATGTGTGCGCGAGTGCTGTCCCCCCCGCAGCATCCCGTGTGTGTCCCCCCACAGCATCCTCATCCTGAAGGGATGGGAGCCCCAGCTGCCCTCCaccagcccccccccccgccccgtccTCTACCTGTGCCTCCCACACAGCTCCCcactctctcttttcctttttttttttcacagtttaaagctgaagaaaacaaaaattaaaagaaaaaaaaatactatctGTTCTTCTTGCAAGTAAATCCACttattatatttacatttatttatagctgttgttttattaaaaaaattgccactttttttttttaagaaacctcttttgtccttttttttttttttttgtctcttcatgTGTGTCTTTATTTACTgtgtctgtttgttttttgcaCTGTCACCGTTAaccccagggtccccagggctggggaagtGGGGACCCTCCTGGGGACCCTGTGGAGGCGTGactcagcatcagctcctgcacTCCCTAGGGTCACTCTAAACCCCTACGGACCTGTGGGGGGACGAGCGGATCCCCACGGATCCCAGGGGAATGGAGTGGATCCCCATGGGTCTCGGGGGAACAGAGTGGGTCATGGCTAACTCCGGCACCCAGGATCCTCCATAACGGGCCCAAGGACACCGAAGTCACTGGCAGCCGAACCCCCATCCCCTGTTCCCCAagaagcctgtgctgggctAAAGGTAAGTGGGAAACAAACcataaaattaaagaataaaacctcccaaaattaaaaaagctgcctcctcctcctcttcctcccacttGATTTATTGTCATTTGTTATTTCTTggttcccttttattttttttaatctgtttttattaaatgttaaaataatggTACATGGGAAatcatgcattttcttttaaatttatttctattttttaaatctttctctcagttttaaagtttttcttttttttcttttttcttttgctttttttattttaagaattttttttcactgttgtcTCTTTCCTCATGTTTCCTTTGcgtttgtttggttttttttgttcactCACTTGTTTGTCTGCTTATCTGCTTGTTCCTtcgttggtttttttttgtcagttttttgtttgcttttgttgtttttgtggtttttttgtggatttttttttttttttttttttttttgcattgggAAGGTCCCCACTCCACCAAGGGGCActtccacctcctccttccccacccccccTGCTGCCCCCTGCCCCCTTCCAccctccccaccctgcagcccACCCCTGTCTCCTCCTGCCCGTTCCTGCCCCATTTTCAGCTCCTGGCGACGGCTTCATACCGGGGTGGTCCGGCGGTTGGCTGTGTTGGTGTGGATAGAGTCCTTGTTCTCTTTCTGGATACAGTTGTGAACCTGGAGGAAACTGTTATCCCTGTCGGAGTTGTAGGTAGCGGTGGGGGTGGTGGTTGCCTTCAGCGGGTCCCTGGTCAGGGTGTACATCGAGATCTCTGTTGATGGGAGGGTGTTGAACCCTTTGATCCCGACGGGAGAGGCATCCCTGGAGTGTGAAGGCTCGGTGGAGCGGGAGCTGGAGCGACTGCGTCTCTGATAGCGGTACCGGTAGCTGGGGATGCGGGTAATGGCGGAGGACTGGAGGTAGTCCGTGGCACGAGCATTGGCGCGCAGCTGTTTGTGCCGGTCTATGAACATGTGGACAGCCAGCACTCCCACCATCTCGGCTATAATGAAGGACAGGGCCCCGAAATAGAAGGACCAGCCGTAGGAGTAGCTGTTCTTCTTGGAGTCACTCTTGGAGGGGTCTCCAGCGTTGGCTGATATGTATACGATGATGCCAATTATATTACTCAGACCTGCAAGCCGTCCGGCGGGGGAGAGAGAAGGATATGTCAGGAAGGTCACACATAGCAgtggtgggggctgtggggctgaatccctgcccatcccctccTGGTGGGCAGTTTTCCTTGGGAAACTCGGGCAAAACCCTCCTCATGTGCCTGCTGCTTCCGTGGACTGCACTCCTGGCTGGTCCCTGAGAGATG includes:
- the CACNG2 gene encoding voltage-dependent calcium channel gamma-2 subunit isoform X1; amino-acid sequence: MGLFDRGVQMLLTTVGAFAAFSLMTIAVGTDYWLYSRGVCKTKTVSENETSKKNEEVMTHSGLWRTCCLEGNFKGLCKQIDHFPEDADYEADTAEYFLRAVRASSIFPILSVILLFMGGLCIAASEFYKTRHNIILSAGIFFVSAGLSNIIGIIVYISANAGDPSKSDSKKNSYSYGWSFYFGALSFIIAEMVGVLAVHMFIDRHKQLRANARATDYLQSSAITRIPSYRYRYQRRSRSSSRSTEPSHSRDASPVGIKGFNTLPSTEISMYTLTRDPLKATTTPTATYNSDRDNSFLQVHNCIQKENKDSIHTNTANRRTTPV
- the CACNG2 gene encoding voltage-dependent calcium channel gamma-2 subunit isoform X2, translating into MTIAVGTDYWLYSRGVCKTKTVSENETSKKNEEVMTHSGLWRTCCLEGNFKGLCKQIDHFPEDADYEADTAEYFLRAVRASSIFPILSVILLFMGGLCIAASEFYKTRHNIILSAGIFFVSAGLSNIIGIIVYISANAGDPSKSDSKKNSYSYGWSFYFGALSFIIAEMVGVLAVHMFIDRHKQLRANARATDYLQSSAITRIPSYRYRYQRRSRSSSRSTEPSHSRDASPVGIKGFNTLPSTEISMYTLTRDPLKATTTPTATYNSDRDNSFLQVHNCIQKENKDSIHTNTANRRTTPV